The window CTGCCGAGATCATCAGCCAGATGAACGGAAAAATAGACGTTCTGGTCGCCGGTTTCGGGACAGGAGGAACGATCATAGGATGCGCCAGACGCATCAAGCAAGTCAATCGTAATGCCCTCATCATATCCGTAGAGCCGGAAAAGCCGATCAGCAAGATCGAGGGCCTTCTCCATATGAATGGAGAATACATACCGAAGATCTACAATCCTTCACTCATCGACCATGTGGAAAGGGTTTCCGATCAGAACGCCGTGGAGATGACGAGAAGAATCGCCAGAGAAGAAGGGATCTATGCAGGTATCAGCTCCGGTGCGGTTCTCTTTGCCGCTTTGAAATGGGCCGAGCGTCTTAAAAAGGGGAATTTCATCTTGATCTTTGCCGATAGGGCCGATCGCTATCTAAGCACGGTTCTCTGTGAGGGGCTCGCATAGATCGATTTTTCACGACTTCCCGCCTGGTGTGATGCCTCCATGCCTATCTCTACCTTGTGCTGCGCCCACATCAAGCTTCCACCATCCCCGATTATTCTCCGCTGCCTTCGATGAAATTCAGGATTCTTCTCCTCAATTCATCGCGAATCTCGGCAAAGACCGAAAGCATTTCTTCGTCTGTCCCTACGGCATCGGAGGGGTCCGTGAGACTCCAGTGAATATCTCGGTACTGACCGGGAAAGACAGGGCAGGATTCCTTTACGCTGTCGCAGAGGGTGATAACGAAATCGAATGTCTGACCCAGAAATTCGCGAATCGATTTGGAGCGATGGTTCGAGATGTCAATCCCGATGGGGATCATTGCCTCTATGGCCATAGGATGAACAGCCTCTGGATTTGTTCCTGCACTGAATACTTCAAACCTGTCAGACGCCAGATGTTTCAACAATCCTTCCGCCATCTGGCTCCTCGCAGAATTGCCAGTGCAAAGAAAGAGAACTTTCTTTTTCATCATCGTGATAGAGAGCCGTCTAGTTCTCCATGGTTGCAAGCTTTTGAATGAGGTCAACAATACGGCAGGAATAGCCCCACTCATTGTCGTACCAGGAGACGACCTTGACGAAGTTCTCTCCAAGGACGCGTGTGCTCAGCCCATCGAATATGGAGGAATGCGGGTTCCCGATTATGTCTGATGAGACAATTGGTTCCTCTGTATACTCAAGGACTCCTTTGAGCGGCGGTCTGGAAGCGGCTTCCTTCATGGCAGCATTGATAGCCTTTGTATCGGTCTGTTTCGCAAGCTGCACGACCAGATCCACGGTGGAACCGTTGGCGACAGGCACCCTCATGGCAATCCCATCCAGCTTTCCATTGAGCTCTGGAAGGACTTTCCCGACGGCGCGAGCTGCGCCCGTCGTAGTCGGGATGACATTCTCGGCTGCAGCCCGCGAACGTCTCAGTTCGCTGTGCGGGATATCTCCCAGACGCTGGTCGTTCGTATAGGCATGAACGGTCGTCATGTATCCCTTAAGAATCCCGAACCTCTCGTGAAGGACCTTGGCTACCGGAGCCAGACAGTTCGTCGTACATGATGCGTTGGAGATTATCTTATGCTCCGGTCTAAGAACCTGATCATTGACTCCAAGCACAACCATGACTCCGATGTCGTCTTTTGCCGGAACTGTAAGAATAACTTTCTTGGCGCCAGATTCCAGGTGCTGCGAGATCTGCTCTGCCTTCCGGAATTTGCCCGTGGATTCTATGGCATAATCCACTCCAAGGTCCTTCCATGGCAGCTTTGTCACATCCGTTTCAATGAACAGCCGCGGCTTATGCTTCCCCGCCGTCAGCACCCTGCCCTGAAGCACCACGTCACCGGGGAAATGACCAAAGACGGTATCGTAACGAAGGAGATAGGCGAGCGTCTCGAAATCCGTAATGTCGTTGATGGCAACTACTTCAATGTCCTCTCTATCGCTCAGGATGCGGAAGATTGCCCTTCCGATCCTCCCAAATCCGTTGATGGCAACCTTTATCTTTTTCATAAGCCGCTTCTCCTATTCGATTTTCTTTTATTTCAATTCCGATAGCCTGCAGATCAGATCCACAATCCTGGCTGCATATCCCCAGCCGTTATCGAACCAGGTTATAGTCTTGAGCATATCTCCATTGAGGACCTGGGTCGATAGGCTATCAAAAAGAGCGGAATGAGAATTCCCGATGACGTCAGAAGATACAATCGGCTGATCTGTGTACTCCACTATGTTCTTCATATGCTTTTCTGACGCGGCTCTTACGG is drawn from Acidobacteriota bacterium and contains these coding sequences:
- the gap gene encoding type I glyceraldehyde-3-phosphate dehydrogenase — translated: MKKIKVAINGFGRIGRAIFRILSDREDIEVVAINDITDFETLAYLLRYDTVFGHFPGDVVLQGRVLTAGKHKPRLFIETDVTKLPWKDLGVDYAIESTGKFRKAEQISQHLESGAKKVILTVPAKDDIGVMVVLGVNDQVLRPEHKIISNASCTTNCLAPVAKVLHERFGILKGYMTTVHAYTNDQRLGDIPHSELRRSRAAAENVIPTTTGAARAVGKVLPELNGKLDGIAMRVPVANGSTVDLVVQLAKQTDTKAINAAMKEAASRPPLKGVLEYTEEPIVSSDIIGNPHSSIFDGLSTRVLGENFVKVVSWYDNEWGYSCRIVDLIQKLATMEN
- a CDS encoding arsenate reductase ArsC; its protein translation is MMKKKVLFLCTGNSARSQMAEGLLKHLASDRFEVFSAGTNPEAVHPMAIEAMIPIGIDISNHRSKSIREFLGQTFDFVITLCDSVKESCPVFPGQYRDIHWSLTDPSDAVGTDEEMLSVFAEIRDELRRRILNFIEGSGE